A genomic window from Labeo rohita strain BAU-BD-2019 chromosome 6, IGBB_LRoh.1.0, whole genome shotgun sequence includes:
- the unc50 gene encoding protein unc-50 homolog, with translation MLPTSSPQIHRNGSLNARDAARHTAGAKRYKYLRRLLHFRQMDFEFAIWQMLYLFTSPQKVYRNFHYRKQTKDQWARDDPAFLVLLSIWLCVSTVGFGLVLDMGFVETLKLLLWVVFIDCIGVGLLISTLMWIVTNKYLMKHPSRDYDVEWGYAFDVHLNAFYPLLVILHFLQLFFINHIVVISSDWFLGYFVGNTLWLIAIGYYIYITFLGYSALPFLKNTVVLLYPFALLGLLYVLSISLGWNFTKGLCWFYKHRVQ, from the exons ATGTTGCCGACGAGTTCCCCGCAGATCCACCGGAACGGCAGCCTGAACGCGCGGGATGCGGCACGGCACACGGCCGGCGCCAAGCGCTACAAGTACCTGCGGCGACTCCTGCATTTCAGACAGATGGATTTTGAGTTTGCCATCTGGCAGATGCTCTACCTGTTCACATCGCCACAGAAAGTTTACCGCAACTTCCACTACCGCAAACAGACTAAAGACCAGTGGGCCCGGGACGACCCTGCGTTCCTGGTGCTGCTCAGCATTTGGCTGTGTG TGTCGACGGTGGGCTTTGGATTGGTTCTCGATATGGGTTTTGTGGAGACACTGAAGCTGTTGCTGTGGGTGGTTTTCATCGACTGCATCGGAGTCGGACTGCTCATATCCACACTCATGTG GATTGTCACAAATAAATATCTAATGAAACATCCTAGCAGAGATTACGACGTGGAGTGGGGCTACGCGTTTGACGTCCATCTAAACGCATTCTACCCTCTCCTGGTCATTCTGCACTTTTTACAGCTGTTCTTCATCAACC ATATCGTGGTTATAAGTTCAGACTGGTTCCTGGGTTATTTTGTGGGAAACACCTTGTGGCTCATTGCCATCGGTTACTATATTTACATCACATTCCTAGGCTACAGTG CACTTCCGTTCCTAAAGAACACTGTGGTGCTTCTGTATCCCTTCGCTTTGCTCGGACTCCTGTATGTTCTCTCCATTTCACTCGGTTGGAACTTCACCAAAGGTCTCTGCTGGTTCTACAAGCACAGGGTCCAGTAA